One region of Chryseobacterium sp. SORGH_AS_0447 genomic DNA includes:
- a CDS encoding outer membrane protein assembly factor BamD yields the protein MKKYILGIFAVAVVASCVSKQERAMRSADKTLILKTANENFAKKKWKNALALYDRLPNLVAGTDDAPNVVFNSAYANYYDKNYRLAGNQFKNFAISFPQDSRKEEAAYMSALCYYEGSMDYNLDQSTTQTAINELQDFLNNYPTSERSKNINTLIDELSYKLEFKAYENARQYYKMAEYKAANVAFENVLEDFPSTKLRPQIYDYIVKSRYELASKSVYDLKDERIESALAFTRQIEKEMPNTEVAKTALDLREKLEKEKKDFVVVKKQTEARIAALTEKQKRLEAQNAVKAKTEQQAKDQIDAEKKAMQIQRDSAAINTPPPAATFKIQR from the coding sequence ATGAAAAAATATATTTTAGGTATTTTTGCTGTAGCGGTAGTGGCATCTTGCGTAAGTAAGCAGGAGAGGGCAATGAGAAGTGCGGATAAGACTCTTATCCTGAAGACGGCCAACGAAAACTTTGCTAAGAAAAAGTGGAAAAATGCTTTGGCTCTTTACGACAGGCTTCCGAACCTGGTTGCAGGAACGGATGATGCCCCGAATGTGGTTTTCAATTCAGCTTATGCAAATTACTACGATAAAAATTACAGATTAGCAGGAAACCAGTTCAAAAATTTCGCGATCAGCTTCCCTCAGGATAGCCGAAAGGAAGAAGCGGCTTATATGTCGGCCTTATGCTATTATGAAGGATCGATGGATTACAACCTGGATCAGTCTACCACCCAGACGGCGATCAATGAGCTTCAGGACTTCCTGAACAACTATCCTACATCGGAAAGATCCAAAAATATCAACACCCTTATTGATGAATTGTCTTATAAGCTGGAATTCAAAGCTTATGAAAATGCAAGACAATATTATAAAATGGCTGAATACAAAGCAGCCAACGTGGCTTTTGAAAATGTGCTGGAAGATTTCCCAAGTACCAAGCTTCGTCCGCAGATTTATGATTATATCGTAAAGTCGCGCTATGAGCTGGCTAGCAAATCGGTTTACGATCTGAAAGACGAACGTATCGAAAGTGCTTTGGCATTCACCAGACAGATTGAAAAGGAAATGCCGAATACCGAAGTGGCTAAAACGGCTCTGGACCTTAGGGAAAAGCTTGAAAAGGAAAAGAAAGATTTCGTAGTGGTTAAAAAACAGACGGAAGCAAGAATTGCTGCTTTAACCGAGAAGCAGAAAAGACTGGAAGCGCAGAACGCAGTAAAAGCAAAAACCGAGCAGCAGGCAAAAGATCAGATCGACGCTGAAAAGAAAGCCATGCAGATCCAGAGGGACAGTGCAGCCATAAATACACCTCCTCCGGCAGCCACTTTCAAAATTCAAAGATAA
- the coaBC gene encoding bifunctional phosphopantothenoylcysteine decarboxylase/phosphopantothenate--cysteine ligase CoaBC: MGLSGKKILIAISGGIAAYKIHFLIRNFVKKGAEVQVIMTPDAEKFVTKLSISTLSKNPVYSDFYGDNGTWNSHVDMALWADVMVVAPCTASTLAKMVHGICNNLLIATYMSAKCPVFIAPAMDLDMYAHPSTKKNLELAESYGHTVIPAESGELASGLVGQGRMAEPETIAKTIENFFEAETKETLKGKTVLITAGPTYEAIDPVRFIGNHSSGKMGFSLAEEASKRGAEVILISGPSAQATHDKNIQLYHVTSAKEMLDKVFEFYDKADIGIASAAVADYAPKEVAKEKIKKNDDHLTIELVKNPDILKTMGEKKTRQFLVGFALETQNEEENAKAKLEKKNLDMIVLNSLRDEGAGFKNDTNKIKIFTRTEKKEFDLKSKEHVAKDILDFVEAQLLK; the protein is encoded by the coding sequence ATGGGCCTTTCCGGTAAAAAAATTCTCATCGCGATTTCCGGAGGAATTGCAGCATATAAAATTCATTTTCTGATTAGGAATTTCGTAAAAAAAGGAGCGGAAGTTCAGGTGATTATGACACCTGACGCTGAAAAATTCGTTACCAAACTGAGTATTTCCACCCTGTCTAAAAATCCGGTGTATTCAGATTTTTACGGCGATAATGGGACCTGGAACAGCCATGTGGATATGGCCTTGTGGGCAGATGTAATGGTGGTTGCACCCTGTACAGCGTCTACTTTAGCCAAAATGGTCCACGGGATCTGTAATAATCTATTGATTGCTACCTACATGTCAGCCAAATGTCCGGTTTTTATTGCTCCGGCGATGGACCTCGATATGTATGCACACCCATCAACAAAGAAAAACCTGGAATTGGCAGAAAGTTATGGACACACTGTTATTCCGGCGGAAAGCGGAGAGCTGGCCAGCGGGTTAGTCGGGCAGGGGAGAATGGCAGAACCGGAAACGATTGCAAAAACCATTGAAAATTTTTTTGAGGCAGAAACTAAAGAAACGCTGAAAGGAAAGACGGTATTGATTACAGCCGGACCTACATATGAAGCCATCGATCCCGTACGATTTATCGGGAATCATTCTTCAGGAAAGATGGGCTTTTCCCTGGCAGAAGAAGCGTCAAAAAGAGGAGCTGAAGTTATTCTGATCTCAGGGCCGAGCGCCCAGGCTACGCATGATAAAAATATTCAGCTTTATCACGTGACTTCCGCAAAAGAAATGCTGGACAAAGTTTTTGAATTTTATGATAAAGCGGACATCGGAATCGCCAGTGCGGCTGTTGCGGATTATGCCCCGAAAGAAGTCGCTAAAGAAAAGATCAAGAAAAATGATGACCACCTGACGATCGAACTGGTTAAAAACCCGGACATCCTTAAAACAATGGGCGAAAAGAAAACCCGCCAGTTCTTAGTGGGTTTTGCATTGGAGACCCAGAACGAAGAAGAAAATGCCAAAGCCAAGCTGGAAAAGAAAAACCTGGATATGATCGTGCTGAACTCGCTTCGGGATGAAGGTGCCGGTTTTAAAAACGATACCAACAAAATAAAAATATTTACCCGCACGGAAAAGAAAGAATTCGATCTGAAATCCAAGGAGCATGTTGCCAAAGATATTCTGGATTTCGTTGAGGCTCAACTTTTAAAATAA
- a CDS encoding DNA-directed RNA polymerase subunit omega, with the protein MSVKDTKAEVNTITYDKDKIEDKVGSIYEAIVIMGKRAEQINAEIRTELHNKLDEFAVHNSTLEEVFENREQIEISKHYEKLPKPTSIAIEEWLNGDVYFRKTEERK; encoded by the coding sequence ATGAGTGTAAAAGATACAAAAGCAGAAGTAAATACGATTACGTACGACAAAGATAAGATTGAAGACAAAGTAGGCTCAATCTACGAAGCGATTGTTATCATGGGAAAAAGAGCAGAGCAGATCAACGCTGAAATCCGTACGGAACTTCACAATAAGCTTGACGAATTTGCTGTGCACAATTCCACATTGGAAGAAGTTTTTGAAAACAGAGAGCAGATTGAAATCTCCAAGCATTACGAAAAACTTCCTAAGCCGACTTCTATTGCGATTGAAGAGTGGTTGAATGGTGATGTTTACTTCAGAAAAACTGAAGAAAGAAAATAA
- a CDS encoding MBOAT family protein, producing the protein MLFNSISFLLFLPVVFVLYWFFFNKKYKYQNILLLIASLYFYACWDWRFLLLLMFSIALDFFSGIQIEKSKTRHAAKFWLILSIGINLGFLGFFKYYNFFAESFSELLQGFGFKVNVMLLHIVLPIGISFYTFHGLSYIIDIYKKRIPAERNPVDYAVFVSYFPLLVAGPIERATHLLPQIQKERVFNYEQAVDGMRQILWGFFKKIVIADNCAPIVNEIFTHYQTESSSNLAIGAVLFAFQIYGDFSGYSDIALGVSRLFGIELLKNFAFPYFSRDIAEFWRRWHISLSTWFRDYLYIPLGGSKGGMWMKIRNTFIIFLVSGFWHGANWTFVIWGGLNAVYFLPLLVFGKNRENLEVVAMNRLVPSFREIFQILITFSLVCLAWIFFRSESVLQAILYIKRLFGKTLLSLPNPMPYKVLAFIAVMIIIEWLNRKKFHGLEIREYHPWLRRALYLTIIFIILRYANFGSNEFIYFQF; encoded by the coding sequence GTGCTGTTCAACTCTATAAGCTTTTTACTGTTTTTACCGGTAGTCTTTGTCCTGTATTGGTTTTTTTTCAATAAAAAATACAAATACCAGAACATTCTTTTACTTATTGCCAGCCTCTACTTTTATGCATGCTGGGATTGGAGGTTTCTGCTGTTGCTGATGTTTTCAATTGCACTGGATTTCTTCTCCGGGATACAGATCGAAAAAAGCAAAACCCGGCACGCTGCCAAATTCTGGCTCATCTTAAGCATCGGGATTAATCTTGGTTTCCTCGGCTTCTTTAAATATTACAATTTTTTTGCGGAAAGCTTTTCGGAACTACTTCAGGGATTCGGCTTCAAAGTAAACGTGATGCTGCTGCATATCGTGCTGCCGATCGGGATCTCCTTCTATACTTTTCACGGGCTTTCCTACATTATCGATATTTATAAAAAAAGAATTCCGGCAGAAAGAAATCCTGTGGATTACGCCGTTTTCGTAAGCTATTTTCCATTGTTGGTGGCAGGTCCCATCGAAAGGGCAACCCACCTTCTTCCGCAGATCCAGAAAGAAAGAGTCTTCAATTACGAACAGGCGGTAGACGGCATGCGGCAGATCCTTTGGGGATTTTTCAAGAAAATTGTAATTGCGGATAACTGTGCCCCGATCGTGAATGAGATCTTCACCCATTATCAAACGGAGAGCAGCAGCAATCTGGCCATCGGTGCCGTGCTCTTCGCCTTCCAGATTTACGGCGATTTCTCAGGGTATTCGGACATTGCACTGGGAGTATCACGCCTTTTTGGAATTGAGCTTCTCAAAAATTTTGCTTTCCCTTATTTTTCACGGGACATTGCCGAATTCTGGAGAAGATGGCATATTTCCCTTTCCACCTGGTTCCGGGATTATCTTTACATTCCGTTAGGAGGAAGCAAAGGCGGAATGTGGATGAAAATAAGGAATACCTTTATCATCTTTCTCGTCAGCGGGTTCTGGCACGGAGCCAACTGGACATTTGTAATCTGGGGAGGTTTGAATGCCGTGTATTTTTTGCCCTTGCTGGTGTTTGGGAAAAACCGGGAGAATCTTGAGGTGGTTGCAATGAACAGGCTGGTTCCTTCCTTCCGCGAAATTTTCCAGATCCTGATTACCTTTTCGCTCGTTTGCCTTGCATGGATTTTTTTCCGTTCGGAAAGTGTTTTACAGGCCATTCTTTACATCAAGAGATTATTCGGTAAAACCCTATTATCATTACCGAATCCGATGCCTTATAAAGTACTGGCTTTTATTGCCGTTATGATCATTATTGAATGGCTTAACAGGAAAAAGTTCCACGGACTGGAAATCCGAGAATATCATCCTTGGCTGAGAAGAGCATTGTACTTGACTATCATCTTTATCATCCTGCGTTATGCCAATTTCGGGAGTAATGAATTTATTTATTTTCAGTTTTAA
- a CDS encoding DNA repair protein RecN — protein MLSRIYIKNFALIDTLEVSLHNGLQVITGETGAGKSIILGALRLILGERADVKSISKAQEKSIVETEFSLNNQFKKFFIENDLDYEHQTIIRREILPSGKSRAFINDVPVTLDILRELSSQLIDIHSQFETSNLFTSEYQFKIIDGLSENRHIVQDYQNGFSDFQSLKIQLKKLQTQLSEANKESDYKAFLLNELEELNLDEVDFEDLQNQLSIQENAGMISDNLAQVLSRFHQEEVGIFSFFNEAKNKLGKIAEVSQSFAELHERLETSYVELKDIISELEDEAERIEINPENLALLTELNNRINALFLKHNVGNLTELKEVRDQLAGEQKGASEIESQIADIQENISQKESFLQGLADKLSKNRKKSIPVFIKKAEALLKKLGLEKARVDIELRDAAEFNPFGKENIQLLFQANSGFPLKPIQTAISGGERSRVMLAVKKIIAESDELPTLILDEIDTGVSGKVAEEIGNLMREMSADMQLIVISHLAQVAAKGNNNYKVVKQDVAGRTQSTIVPLSEKEKLNEIAQLLSGSKITEAALAQAKELIG, from the coding sequence ATGCTTTCGAGAATTTACATTAAGAACTTCGCCCTGATTGATACGCTTGAAGTATCGTTGCACAACGGTTTACAGGTTATTACCGGGGAAACCGGTGCCGGGAAATCCATTATCCTGGGAGCACTGCGGCTGATCCTGGGGGAGCGGGCCGATGTAAAATCCATCTCAAAAGCACAGGAGAAAAGCATCGTAGAAACAGAATTTTCTTTAAATAACCAATTCAAGAAATTCTTCATCGAAAACGATCTGGATTATGAGCATCAGACCATTATCCGGAGGGAAATCCTGCCTTCAGGGAAATCCAGGGCATTCATTAATGATGTTCCGGTGACGCTGGATATTTTAAGGGAACTTTCTTCTCAGCTTATTGATATCCATTCCCAATTTGAAACTTCAAACCTTTTTACTTCGGAATACCAGTTCAAAATTATCGACGGGCTTTCCGAAAACAGACATATCGTACAGGACTATCAGAACGGATTTTCAGATTTCCAGAGCCTGAAAATACAGCTGAAAAAATTACAGACCCAGCTTTCGGAAGCCAATAAAGAAAGCGATTATAAAGCATTTCTTTTAAACGAGCTTGAAGAGTTAAATCTCGACGAGGTAGATTTTGAAGATCTCCAAAACCAGCTTTCCATCCAGGAAAATGCAGGGATGATTTCCGATAACCTGGCTCAGGTTTTATCCCGCTTTCATCAGGAAGAGGTGGGGATTTTCTCTTTCTTTAATGAAGCCAAGAACAAGCTGGGGAAAATTGCAGAAGTTTCTCAAAGTTTTGCCGAGCTTCACGAAAGGCTGGAAACGTCTTATGTGGAACTGAAAGACATCATTTCCGAACTGGAAGACGAAGCGGAAAGAATAGAGATCAACCCTGAAAACCTGGCGCTTCTTACGGAACTCAACAACCGGATCAATGCGTTGTTTTTAAAACATAATGTAGGAAATCTTACGGAACTTAAAGAAGTGCGGGATCAGCTGGCGGGTGAGCAGAAAGGGGCTTCCGAAATAGAATCCCAGATTGCCGACATCCAGGAAAATATTTCGCAGAAAGAAAGCTTCCTGCAGGGGCTGGCGGACAAGCTTTCCAAAAACAGGAAGAAGAGTATTCCGGTATTCATTAAAAAAGCCGAAGCACTGCTCAAAAAACTCGGTCTTGAAAAGGCCAGGGTAGACATCGAGCTGCGGGATGCGGCAGAGTTCAATCCATTTGGGAAGGAAAACATCCAGCTTTTGTTCCAGGCCAATTCCGGGTTCCCTCTGAAACCGATTCAAACGGCGATTTCCGGTGGGGAAAGATCTAGGGTAATGCTGGCGGTAAAGAAGATCATTGCTGAAAGCGATGAGCTTCCGACTTTAATTTTAGACGAGATAGATACCGGGGTTTCAGGAAAGGTGGCCGAAGAAATTGGAAACTTAATGCGCGAAATGTCTGCCGATATGCAGCTGATCGTTATTTCCCACCTTGCACAGGTTGCTGCAAAAGGAAATAACAATTATAAAGTGGTAAAACAGGATGTAGCCGGAAGAACGCAATCTACAATTGTTCCTCTAAGCGAAAAAGAAAAGCTCAACGAGATTGCACAGTTGCTTTCCGGAAGTAAGATTACGGAGGCTGCACTGGCACAGGCGAAGGAGTTGATCGGATAA
- a CDS encoding DUF4835 family protein translates to MKKFLSIFLLLFIFNLGFSQELLATVQVNSQQLGGSNQSAYKALEKSLRDFINNTSWTGKRLQNFEKIKSNFAIVISEREGNRFRGSIVVQAVRPVFNTTYESPLINLQDTRFSFDYVENENLIFNERQFSGKNLIDVISFYVYVILGLDADSFQSMAGTQWYQKAQQIAQNGESQNTYDGWKQINEPRSRSILIKEIMSPNWSQLRATIYSYHRAGLDTLFNQDQTQGKKVIFDALMQLKQYENSFQQAYFFNLFMDTKADEIFNIFNSGNNGGLVLGDLKNEMIILSPKNTEARWNKWKQ, encoded by the coding sequence ATGAAAAAATTTTTAAGCATATTTTTACTGCTCTTTATATTCAATCTGGGTTTTTCCCAGGAACTGCTGGCCACGGTGCAGGTAAACTCCCAGCAGTTGGGAGGAAGTAACCAGTCGGCTTACAAGGCGCTGGAGAAAAGTCTCAGGGACTTCATCAATAATACAAGCTGGACAGGGAAAAGACTGCAGAATTTTGAAAAAATAAAATCGAATTTTGCGATCGTCATCAGTGAAAGGGAAGGAAACCGTTTCCGGGGAAGCATTGTTGTGCAGGCGGTGCGTCCGGTATTTAATACCACTTACGAATCCCCGTTGATCAACCTTCAGGACACAAGATTTTCTTTTGATTATGTGGAAAACGAAAACCTTATCTTCAACGAAAGACAGTTTTCGGGCAAGAACCTCATCGATGTCATCAGCTTTTATGTGTATGTAATTTTGGGATTGGATGCAGACAGTTTCCAGTCGATGGCCGGAACCCAATGGTACCAGAAAGCCCAGCAGATTGCCCAGAACGGGGAATCGCAGAATACCTATGACGGCTGGAAGCAGATCAATGAGCCGAGAAGCCGTTCAATTTTGATCAAAGAAATCATGAGCCCGAACTGGAGCCAGCTGCGGGCAACTATTTATTCCTACCACCGGGCAGGATTGGATACTTTGTTTAACCAGGACCAGACGCAGGGGAAAAAAGTCATCTTTGATGCACTGATGCAGCTGAAGCAATATGAAAACTCTTTCCAGCAGGCTTATTTCTTTAATCTTTTTATGGATACGAAAGCGGATGAGATTTTCAACATTTTCAATTCCGGGAACAACGGAGGGCTTGTACTCGGTGATCTCAAAAATGAAATGATCATTCTTTCGCCGAAAAATACCGAGGCCAGATGGAATAAATGGAAACAGTAA
- a CDS encoding TetR family transcriptional regulator, with amino-acid sequence MKKKFTEKQIHILDIAEELIAKKGYEGTSVRDICSKANINVAMISYYFGSKEKMMSYLYQYRVLKTRENFSGFADTIKDGKPEMQMKEMIKYIVGQLFKYNYFHGFVTQELRHTDSVKDELMDFYQLFVKKLDEVIKKGVASGVFTFTPKPEDVLTTIIGSTLFVIRNRNFYELYVPNKNDETYAKEAEKKVRMNLLMSVFAILGYAAD; translated from the coding sequence ATGAAGAAAAAATTTACAGAAAAACAAATCCATATTTTAGACATTGCCGAAGAGCTGATTGCAAAAAAAGGCTATGAAGGCACATCGGTAAGGGATATCTGTTCCAAGGCGAATATTAACGTCGCTATGATCTCCTATTACTTCGGGTCTAAAGAGAAGATGATGTCGTATCTTTACCAGTACCGGGTGCTCAAGACCAGGGAAAATTTTTCCGGTTTTGCCGACACCATCAAAGACGGAAAGCCGGAAATGCAGATGAAGGAAATGATCAAATACATCGTCGGCCAATTGTTCAAATACAATTATTTCCATGGCTTCGTTACCCAGGAGCTCCGCCATACAGACAGCGTGAAGGACGAGCTGATGGATTTCTACCAGCTGTTCGTAAAAAAGCTCGATGAAGTAATTAAAAAAGGCGTGGCATCCGGCGTATTCACATTTACTCCAAAACCTGAAGACGTGCTCACCACCATTATCGGCTCTACCTTATTTGTCATCCGCAACCGGAATTTCTACGAGTTGTACGTTCCCAATAAAAACGATGAAACCTATGCCAAGGAAGCGGAGAAAAAAGTAAGGATGAATCTTTTAATGAGTGTTTTTGCGATTTTAGGATACGCAGCAGACTAA